The nucleotide sequence GTTTCCATGTGTAAAGTGCTTGCAGATGATAAGTAAATCATTCGATTTGCTGCTCATGATCACAAAACGAGCGAGTTAACTCATACATTCACATGAGCAACCAAGTCTGAGTACAAATACAAACAATAACAGGGATGTTTGCTTATGGTGGTGACGCATTTCCTTTGTACACTGTTTGACTGGgttgtttactttttttcttcttcgtgCGGGAAGGAGACTGGGGGACGACTCGACTTGGGAATTCCCGTCTCTGCCCTGCAATCGATCCTGGCCTGCAGTCTTGATTTAATAATTACTTGGCCTCCCAGGTTGTCCACCAGCATCCACGCGGTCGTCATTGGCTACATACATGCAGCATTCCACAATCCACATGAACTGGAGGGCTCCGATCTCCGTGGTTCAGGTTAGACAACGCTTGATGGCTGACCAGCGGGGCGTACGGCACTTGGCTAAAGGCTTCAGCCACCCAACGTTTGCATCCAATGCCAGCCACCGACTGCAAGCGAGAGCCGATTCGTGCAACCCCACGAACTGATGCGCACCTTGGCCTGAccctctagaactagttctagactagaaagTTGATGCCGCGGATGTACCTACCCAATACCCATACCGGGACGAAAAAGCTCTTCATGGTAAAAAGTTCTGCCTGTCGAGATTTGCTACAGGTTGTAAAATTACGTTAATTGAGTCAAGACGCTCCGAGTGGCCAAATGTCAGCTGCTTGCCCGGTTAGCTTTGTCTCCCGGACTGCATGATGTTGGGAAAGTCAGTCGTACAAGTGGCTATCGGGTAATAAATGACGTTGCTCTGAACTGGGTTAAGTCTGCCACGACAAAGCGCCTGCCTGAGCAAAATATGCATTAGGCACCTCTTTGTACTCCATTTGTTGAGCTCCGATATATCTCAAATTCACCAGCCAACACTATGCCCCTGGAGGTCTAGATGCGTCCGTACATTCGCTTGCTGTTACCCATACGACATAAGGGGGCTGGTAATATGGGTTTTGTTTGCCTTTGGGTGTGATGTTGCGTGGCTCGCCGCAATACTCGCCGTTCAACCAGCTTTACCACTTCAGCCCGGAGACTAGAGACGATTGAAAATTTGATCTTTTGTGTGGAaacaaaggggaaaaaaaaaaaagactttggTGCTTGCTGACACAGAAGGCAAGATCAGCCACCCACCCAACCATCCTACAAGCTTGAGAACGGGTAAAAAAGCATGCCTGAAATAATCCAGTCCGAGTTTCCGTAATATCGCCACACCCGCCGAGATTTGTCCTCAAAGGTTGGTCTGTAGCTCATTAATGAGAATGCCCTATCCTTTTCCGGGTTAAAATTCTACTTCCTAGGTGAACCCATAACGCCAAGTGTCTCTTGCCACTACGTAAACGGGCCGTATTTGCCCATCCATAGATAGTCCTGATCTTTTTATTAAGATTTGGGTCTTTATCCATTTTTAAATCAAGCCCATATAATTACTGTCCAAGGGTCATGTCCGGTCCGGGTCCAGCTATGTCCGGCCCGGCCATGTTCACCGGAGGGATCATCAATGATGGATCCGGCACTACGCCAGCGGCCATGGCGTTGCTGCTATCCACAGCGAACTGTACACCCGCCGGGGATGAGAAGACCAGCTGGCCGCTGCCGAGCTGGTCGTCTTCTGGGTGGAGAGGGTACATGTTGGCCTCCATGGTGTTTCCGTCAAAGATGAGGGTGTTTTGAATGGGAGCCTGCGATGCTCCCAGCACGTTGATGACGTCTTGGGCCAGCTGGCCGCCGATGATGGCGGTCACGGGAGCCAGCTCGCTGCCAATGTTCTGAAGGAAGCTGCGCAGCACTTCGGACTTGAGCGTCGAGACGGGCAGTCCCAGCTTGTGATGACGTTCGGTAGCAAGCGTCGTGAAGCGCTCAAGGTCTTCACGTCGGTTGAGAGCGGGCAGACGGCCCTTCTCCTGCTGGAACTCAAAGAGCGCGCGTAGGCAGGAGAGAACGGGCGTGACCGCACGTAGACGGCGGGGCGACTTGCGGTACTCCTCAGGGAGAGGTGCGACGTCGGACAGCGTCCAGGTCGAGTAGCGCTCACGCTTGGTGACGCGCTCGATGGACTTGCCACCCTCCTTCTTTACCTGGACGTCGATGACATCTCGCGTCCTAGACTCGGGCTGCAACTTGGTGGCGACATTGCCCTCGTCGCGCTGGATGACAAAGACGTGCTCGATCAGGTCGGCAAAGATGTAGCCGTAGAAGCCGTGCGAGCCAGCGGCGTAGAAGGGCTTGTTCACGATGCGGGTGGCCAGGTTTATGATGTTGAAGGCGTCGGGATCCAGATCGGTGGCGATTACGACGCTGAAGTTCTGGAAGTAATTGGGGCCTCTTGTCCGAATGTCCTCCTTGTCGACATTAACGTTGACGCGAGGGTTCAACTTGCGCAGGTTGACGCTGGCCGCCTCGGCGCGATTCATCCCCAGGTGACCTTCATCCTCGGATAGCAGGAATTGAGCTCCAAAATCAACAGCGGTAACAACCTCATGGTCGACAATCGTCAGAGAGTTGATACCAGCAAGAACCAGATTCTTGGCGATCTCGTTAGCCAACGCCTTGACAGTAACCAGGAGGACGTTGGCGGAACGGATCTTTTCCTGCGCTTGCATCCCCCATAATCTGATTTGGCGATCATACAGGGCAATTTCGTCTTAAGCCGGTTAAACCGAATCAAAAAGACATTTCAGATCCAGGTCAGCTCCGATTCATCATCAAAGGTCGATGATTTTTGTGCTTCCAGTCACTCCAAACTCACCTGCACTGATGCCACTTGCCTGGTGTGCGTCACCATTGGCATCAGGTTGTTGAATAGTCTGAGCCTGTTGCACTTCTTCCGCCAGCGGCTGCACCAATGGCGGCAGCGCCGCTGCTGTCATTGAGTCCTGCATTGTATGCTAGCCAGGGCTGAATATGACTTGAGCCTTCAACCGATGGCTTGTGattattcttttttgtcaGGTACTTCGATATGACAGGCCTCGGTCGAGATTTTACTCATAAAAGCATGTCGCCGTTGTTGATAATTTGTTCCCTTgatatttttcttcttggatGGCGATGCGTTGGTTGATCACGCTTAGATAGGTTAAGGTAGGTGAAAGGGCAAATAGAGCTTACGGATTTCTGGGGTCGCGGTTTGAAAAGCCAATACGCTTGCTGTTTTGCGACGGGGATGCGCCACAATCAGAATGCCAGAGTCTTGGATATATTGCGAATCGTTTGGAAATTTTTAGCTGAAGGTGCGACCTTTCCTTTgtcgcattttttttttttttgatttgATTTTGATTTTTACTATCAACAAGAGATGCAGGCCATGAGTTTCGTCATGGCCTACCCAAATTAAGTTGGTTGGAATATGCCTGGCTACCTAAATAAAGTACTGTATCCATAGGCAGGAGAGCAAACAAACTTTCAtttcgttttctttttttcttttttttttttttctttgcaacAAGGACTGGATAGCCCGGCCAGTGGATCAAATCCATTAACGATGCAGGCTCTGGATTAGCGTGGCCGCACAAGCCTGGGTGGGCGGGCCGTGTTCGTCCCTGGACTGAGGtggttttactttttttgccGTCGATCAAATCAGTTTGGTTAGGTGGCCACCTCagcttttttcttgtcgCATGCTGCATAAGGTATTTTACTTTACATACGGGGTGCGTACTGTACGTACATGTACGTGCTACTTTACTTGGATGGATTCTAAATTTAGGTAGTATTGGGCGTTGCTCGTCCAGGATACCATAGCCTAAGAATATGTCACAATTTCAAATGATATTCGATTCAAAATATTCAGGTTCTAGGTACAGCAGTGACTGAGTTATAGTCTCCAAAGGTAGTTTCACCTCAACCGAAAGCAGCCGGGTTGCGTTGGTGTAGTCTCTCTACCtatctaaggtaggtaggtacctacttggCATGGTCATGTCGCGGTGACGGTATGCGTGGTGGTCACGGTCCCAGCACTGACGACGCGTGCTAAAGTGGTACTTCTGCACGATAGGGATAGGGTAAGCTTGCTGATGTAGTCACTAACACAGCGATCTTTTGCTTGCAACCCCCCACCCTCCACCCGCCTGCATAATCCATCCTACCTATCGTCTCTCTTCGTTGCACTCAAATCAATCAGAATAATAGGTAAACCGATTACCATTTGTGTCTCGCATTTTGCGTTCCGCACAACCAGAAACTCGCAAACTTCGATCTGTCTATCCGCCCCTCTCCTCGCCACGACACTTGCTTGAAAGCTGCGCCCTCGAGGCATTAAGTCGCACTATCCCACAGCAGCTGCTGACTCCGATCCGACTCTTGACAAGAAGCCCTTCTTTCCTCATAACTTCAGTGCGACCACGACGGCAAACACGCACCGCAATCAACAAGCCAGCCAGCGGACCTCTGTGCCCCTTGATGGTACGTGACATGTTGTTCCGAGCACAAAAGAACAATGCAATATAAAGAGGGGGAAGATTCATACTGCTTAACCCGACCCATCGAAGCCTCCGTCGCTcggcccactaccccatgcCTCTTTTCTTGCTAACCGATTTTCAGTCTGAGAATCCGCCACATCGCCCGAGGCAGTCTGCCGGCGACCTTGTCCGATCCATTCTCGATGACCGCCCCCGTCCTGAAGAAGAAGTCAGCCCCACTGGAGAGCTGTTTCGCGTCATAGAACGCTTTCACGAGAGCGTCGACAGGGCCCGACGCACCATACACGATCTCACACTGGCCActagcggcggcggcaatccTCCGAACCATCCCGGCGGTTCGTCCAGTCTTCATTTGCACCGTAGGTTCTCGCAAGAGCCTACCAGTCGAGACTCTCCCTCCGGTACCGCTTCCCCGCCCTCGCTGCCGCCTCTGCGATACTACGTTTCCCGACGAAACCCGAACATGCCCAGTGGGAGTCGTCAGCGGTACAGACCTGGTGGCACAGACAGACACCGGGCGTCGGCCTCCAGCAACCCGACGTCATCATCGAATTTGGGCGGCACCGCAAGCTCGGCTTTTGCCGAACTGGAGCTCAGGCTTGATAGCGCCAACTCTCGGCTACGCTCTATACTGGACCTGAACCCCAGCCCTGTGTTCTCCCAGCCGTCACCTCCTCCCATGTCAACTCCTGATCACGCGCAGGACTCTCTAGAGGGTAACCGCCGCGCAAAACGCCGGAAGCTCGAGGCCtcgagccctgcgccgccttCCCAGGCTCTTAGGTATGGGCGGTATGGGCAGGTCGAGTCCGGACAGTTGATCATGGAGATAGTGAGCTGCGATGGGGGCAACTATACCGAGGGAATGACCTCATATGCAGCCGAAAACATCCTCAAGGACGACAACTCTGTTTACTGTACAAAGGGGAGCAGGTGTAACATTGTTCTTCAGCACCAGGGCGCGACAGTCTTCAGCCTCAAGGAACTAGTGATCAAGGCGCCGGGTATAAATTACTCATCGCCGTGAGTACCGCTATCTGATTGGTTTTCTGCAACTTGTCGCTACGACAAAAGCATATGGCTAACAGTGTCAAGCAGTGTTCGTGAGGGAATGGTCTTCGTGTCGATGGAAAGAGACGAACTGCTCGTTCGGACAGCCCAATATCAAATTCAGTACGGCCGTGCCAAGAGCCAGGATCGGCAAGGCTCCGAGAGGGATGGACGGGTAAATGCTCCTATTTTTTCGATTCGGCACGGCGACGATGGGGCTCCAGCCACGAGGATATCAGGGAGGCGCAGGGTGATGAGCATTATGGATGATCAGGAAGAACGCATGTCTGCACAGATCCCTTCGGAATTTACTGTGGCACCGCCGCCATTCAGGGTCACCACCGAGTGCAGcgaagacgaagacgacAACATACCCGTCAATATGCGCCATCGCCGGCGAACGCCCAACCGAATCGGATCTCTACCGTTCGAGAGTGATAACAGCGACGACTGGGGACAGATGGACGATTCAGCTCTTGGGGATGTCGACATCAGCTTTAGTACTGAAAGGGGCGAAAACATGACCCTGCAGGAGGCCATCGAGGCAAACCAGCTGGCGACACAGGAGGCAGTACGGGCGGTGGGCGGCACCATGATGGCGCCCCACGCTCGCTTCTTTATCGAGAAGGACAAGAGCAAATGCACCATACGTTTCGATCCTCCGGTTTCTGGCAGATTTATCTTGCTCAAGATGTGGAGTCCGCATCTTGAGTCTGGGAATATTGACATTCAAGCGGTCGTGGCCAAGGGGTTCGCCGGTCCGCGCTTTATACCTTCGGTTGATTTGTTGTGACTGCAGATGGTCTCACTGTTGGTCAATATCATTTCTATTCAACCACGGCAACGATTGCATGTATGTTGGAGACTAGGCGGTGCCGCGCCTagttttctttattttcttcttattcttttctcttttacaAATAAGCACGAGGCAATGGCGTAAAGGCGTGGGTAATTGCGGGGGAATGGCTTAGATATCGTTTTTAGAGATTTGAGCACTGTTGTATCGTCAGCAAATATGTCATTTGCGAAGAAATTATGCTTGTTGCCTTTCACGGTTGCTCGAAAAGGAAAACTCATTATGAGCCATTCGCACCTAGTCTGACGGGACTGACCAGGCATAATACAGCGCAGGTGGTTGTGAGCGTTTACAGAGGGAGGCTCAGCCCCATTACAAATGATACACCGCTGTCGCTGGCATGAGACGCCTTGAGTCATCGAGGTGTCTTCCCTGCTAGTGGGGAATGGAGCTCGAGTTGGCGCAATCGCGAATGGATTTGATTGCCACGGTCGCAAGGCAAAGCCAAGGTGGGTACTGTACCGGTAGGCACTCAAGGGTCTATAATATAACTGCGGGGTCGGCGACATCACAGTTGAAAATTTCCTGTGAAATCCATCCTCGCTCTCCCAATTTGTACCTCGCATCACCCCCGTACCACACACACCCATTCTTATTCCGCGGGTGCCCAGCGAGACCACAGTCAACCGCAGCACCTCTCTACACCTCTTACCTAAAACAATCGTACGCTAAAGAATCGGGATCTATCCAGCAATCATGGCCGTCCGCGCTCAGTTCGAAAACTCCAACGAGTGAGTTCTTTCTGCCTCCCCTCTCCCTATTTTTCTCTCTACCCCGCTGTGCCCGACATCGTCCCATCCTGCACAATTGACTGTTCGCATGCGACAGTGGGCTTCGATAACAAATTGCTAACCAAAAATCACAACACAGGGTCGGCGTTTTTGCCACTCTTACCAACTCATACTCGCTCGTCGCCATCGGTGCGAGTGGAAACTTCTACAGCGTGTTCGAGGCCGAACTCCAGGACGTTATCCCCATCTGCAGAACCACGATTGCTGGCATGAGGATAGTGGGTCGTCTTACAGCAGGGTGAGCTTTGAAGAGTTCCCCGGCAGGCCCGGAGTTGAGACGGTCATGTGCATCTTCTTGGGAAGGTGCCAGGGACGTCGTGAAAGAAACGAAAAGGAACTAAAAAGGCTGACCGGGAAACCCCCCTCTTTCAAGAAACCGCAAGGGACTGCTAGTGCCCACCACGACGACAGACCAGGAGCTGCAGCACTTGCGAAACAGTCTACCGGACGAGGTCAAGATTCAGCGCATCGAGGAGCGGCTATCGGCGCTCGGCAACGTCATCGCGACCAACGACCACATAGCACTCGTGCACCCGGATCTGGAGCGCGAGACGGAGGAGATCATCGCCGATGTGCTGGGCGTCGAGGTCTTCCGGCAGACGGTGGCCGACAACGTGCTTGTCGGCTCGTACATGTCGCTCTCCAACCAGGGTGGTCTCGTCCACCCGAAGACGTCGATCCAGGACCAGGACGAGCTGTCAAGCCTGCTGCAGGTGCCGCTCGTCGCCGGTTCCATAAACCGCGGCAGCAAcgtcgtcggcgccggcatGGTTGTCAACGACTGGATGGCCGTCACGGGTCTCGACACCACAGCCACAGAGCTGAGCGTCGTGGAGAGCGTCTTCCGCCTGGGCGAGGGTCTGGGCCCAAGCAACATCAACACCAACATGAAGGACACCATGGTGGAGTCGTTCTACTAAGCAGCCTCGACATGTCTTACGATTTGATTCCGGGCCTCGGGACCTCTTTGTGCGGGATGCTCTCCCGGCTCCCTTGTTCATTCCCTTGCATCCTCTTCTCGGGCATATAGGGGTATCATGGCAATGTAGCCTTGTTATGAAAAGGGTAGATGGATGTTGACGGGGGGGCCGTTTTTGAGGGGGGATCTTCCCCTCGTTTTTCAACCCCGTGAAACAACCAGCTACGACACCGCTTCACTTAGGCAGCCTGCTGCTGTCTCCTTTCATGTCTGCTCGCTTCCCCAATCCTAGAAGGAGGATACAACATTTGCGCAGCGTCGAGAAAAGCATAGGCATATTACGCCATACTGGGCAGTGTGGCGTCTTTGGGAGTTATCCCCCGTTATTCCGATTTCTTTTACAACTGATTTTGTATACTATCTTCTTCGGAACACTGTTGCATGGGATCGGCGTTCTCAGCCGGGGAGGAGTTGGGCTCACATTATCAAGGGTTTTTTTGTTGGGTTTACTTTCTTTccccttttttccccttcttttttttcttgttttctcgGGGCGGAACAAAAGTTGGATTCTTTGGTTTGCATCTTGATGAGATGGCATAGCATTGCAAAAGACTTGATATTGTTTCTCTCCGATTTGCAGTTTTTGTCACACGGGTGATGGGACCTTCTGATTCTGAAAATGCCCGATAAAAGTAGCACATGGAATTTCTCGACAGTTCTAATTTCATGTGCCACTCCTATTGTGTGCAAACTTGAAAATCCTCAACCCCGGATAGGCATGACGAAACTGAAGACATGTATGTGGATGGATGCGGGCTTTAGTGCCACCGAGGGCCAGTGGCGAACAGTGACTATTATAGGGTGCGATAAAAAAAGGAATCTTCTTATTTTCCAAGCCAGAACATAGAATTTTCATGCCCTTTCACAAAATTTTAACTCCAAGAGagcgagagaaaaaaagcaaataa is from Pyricularia oryzae 70-15 chromosome 2, whole genome shotgun sequence and encodes:
- a CDS encoding DNA damage tolerance protein rad31, which produces MQDSMTAAALPPLVQPLAEEVQQAQTIQQPDANGDAHQASGISADEIALYDRQIRLWGMQAQEKIRSANVLLVTVKALANEIAKNLVLAGINSLTIVDHEVVTAVDFGAQFLLSEDEGHLGMNRAEAASVNLRKLNPRVNVNVDKEDIRTRGPNYFQNFSVVIATDLDPDAFNIINLATRIVNKPFYAAGSHGFYGYIFADLIEHVFVIQRDEGNVATKLQPESRTRDVIDVQVKKEGGKSIERVTKRERYSTWTLSDVAPLPEEYRKSPRRLRAVTPVLSCLRALFEFQQEKGRLPALNRREDLERFTTLATERHHKLGLPVSTLKSEVLRSFLQNIGSELAPVTAIIGGQLAQDVINVLGASQAPIQNTLIFDGNTMEANMYPLHPEDDQLGSGQLVFSSPAGVQFAVDSSNAMAAGVVPDPSLMIPPVNMAGPDIAGPGPDMTLGQ
- a CDS encoding eukaryotic translation initiation factor 6, yielding MAVRAQFENSNEVGVFATLTNSYSLVAIGASGNFYSVFEAELQDVIPICRTTIAGMRIVGRLTAGNRKGLLVPTTTTDQELQHLRNSLPDEVKIQRIEERLSALGNVIATNDHIALVHPDLERETEEIIADVLGVEVFRQTVADNVLVGSYMSLSNQGGLVHPKTSIQDQDELSSLLQVPLVAGSINRGSNVVGAGMVVNDWMAVTGLDTTATELSVVESVFRLGEGLGPSNINTNMKDTMVESFY